In the Mycoplasmoides gallisepticum genome, one interval contains:
- a CDS encoding phosphoglycerate kinase produces the protein MINYNKKTLKDVDLKDKTVIVRVDFNVPIKDNKVIDDTRIVQALDTIKYLIEQNCKIVLLSHLSRIKSLEDISSKKKSLRPVYENLKTKLNNVKFLEENVGYDVVEAVKQLKHQEVLLLENTRYNDVDNQGEVVKKESKNSPELGRFWASLADVFVNDAFGTSHRAHASNVGIAANISQSCIGFLVQKELEALSKLTNNPQRPFVVILGGAKVSDKLKVIESLLKSADQILIGGGMVNTFNKAKGYHIGKSLFEPEMLETAKKILAEDKDNKIILATDQMVTKASTITDIKTAPAGKCVFAKDEAENEDFEALDIGDESIKTFKSYIAKAKSIFWNGPLGVFENPNYERGSYEIAKAISESDSYSVIGGGDSAAAANQFKLADKFSFVSTGGGASLTFMEQTVLPGIEAIQSK, from the coding sequence ATGATTAACTACAATAAGAAGACCTTAAAGGATGTTGATCTAAAAGATAAAACAGTAATTGTACGTGTTGATTTTAACGTACCAATTAAAGACAATAAGGTTATAGATGATACAAGAATTGTTCAAGCATTAGATACGATTAAATATCTAATCGAACAAAACTGTAAGATCGTTTTATTAAGTCACTTAAGCCGAATTAAGTCATTAGAAGATATTAGTTCTAAAAAGAAGAGCTTAAGACCAGTTTATGAAAACTTAAAAACCAAACTTAACAACGTTAAGTTTTTAGAAGAAAACGTTGGTTATGACGTTGTTGAAGCGGTTAAACAATTAAAACACCAAGAAGTTTTATTATTGGAAAACACTCGTTATAACGATGTCGACAATCAAGGTGAAGTTGTTAAAAAAGAATCTAAAAACAGTCCAGAACTAGGACGTTTCTGAGCTAGTTTAGCTGATGTTTTTGTCAACGACGCATTTGGTACTTCACACCGTGCGCATGCTTCAAACGTTGGGATTGCTGCAAATATCTCGCAATCTTGTATTGGTTTCTTAGTTCAAAAAGAACTAGAAGCATTATCAAAATTAACAAACAACCCACAACGTCCGTTTGTTGTGATCTTAGGTGGTGCTAAGGTATCAGATAAATTAAAAGTAATCGAATCATTACTAAAATCTGCTGATCAAATTCTAATCGGTGGGGGAATGGTTAATACCTTTAATAAGGCTAAAGGTTATCATATTGGTAAATCATTATTCGAACCTGAGATGTTAGAAACTGCTAAGAAGATCTTAGCTGAAGATAAGGATAATAAGATCATTTTAGCGACTGATCAGATGGTAACTAAAGCTAGTACGATCACTGATATTAAAACTGCACCTGCTGGTAAGTGTGTGTTTGCCAAAGATGAAGCAGAAAACGAAGATTTTGAAGCTTTAGATATCGGTGATGAATCAATCAAAACTTTCAAATCTTATATAGCTAAAGCTAAATCAATCTTCTGAAACGGTCCTTTAGGTGTTTTTGAAAACCCTAATTACGAACGTGGATCTTATGAGATTGCTAAAGCGATCAGTGAATCTGATAGTTATAGTGTGATCGGTGGCGGTGATAGTGCTGCTGCTGCAAACCAATTTAAATTAGCCGACAAATTTAGCTTTGTCTCAACTGGTGGTGGTGCTTCATTAACATTTATGGAACAAACTGTTCTACCAGGGATTGAAGCGATCCAATCAAAATAA
- a CDS encoding DegV family protein, which translates to MDLKNMKKIAIITDSSSTIRANEYNDVFVVPLQITVNNNKTYLDGVDIEQEEVYDLLVNDKNVDIKTSMPVVQTMLEVTKKAATDYDHVFVLTISGGLSGTYNQWKIVIDSELSNYKNISIFDTSDTAISLRWLVNDVQDLIKKNQSIKTIEEYITNWKSRICSMIVVNDLTQLRKGGRISKMKSLIAGILKISPIIAFHKGINQLVDKAINLKSAIEKCVSFANNTLKLTKNKLVKVGFCHTFKEDKKVKEVIKLIKEQLTDLNIQDLDVVLITPVIGVHTGVNAFSMNFLIQ; encoded by the coding sequence ATGGATTTAAAAAATATGAAAAAGATCGCAATTATCACTGATTCATCATCAACAATTAGAGCAAACGAATACAACGATGTTTTTGTTGTGCCACTCCAGATCACAGTGAATAACAATAAAACATACCTAGATGGTGTTGATATCGAACAAGAAGAAGTTTATGATCTTTTAGTTAATGATAAAAACGTTGATATCAAAACATCAATGCCAGTTGTGCAAACGATGCTTGAAGTGACTAAGAAAGCAGCAACTGATTATGATCATGTTTTTGTCTTAACGATCTCTGGTGGGTTAAGTGGAACTTATAATCAGTGAAAAATAGTGATCGATTCAGAACTAAGTAATTATAAGAATATTAGTATCTTTGATACGTCAGATACAGCGATCTCATTACGATGATTAGTTAATGATGTTCAAGATTTAATTAAGAAAAATCAATCAATTAAAACGATTGAAGAATACATTACTAATTGAAAATCACGGATCTGTTCAATGATCGTGGTTAATGATCTTACCCAACTACGTAAGGGTGGACGGATCTCAAAGATGAAATCACTAATTGCAGGGATCTTAAAGATCAGTCCGATCATCGCATTCCATAAAGGAATTAACCAATTAGTTGATAAAGCAATTAACCTTAAATCAGCAATTGAAAAGTGTGTAAGCTTTGCTAACAATACTTTGAAGTTAACCAAAAACAAATTAGTTAAAGTTGGTTTTTGTCACACCTTTAAAGAAGATAAAAAAGTTAAAGAGGTGATTAAACTAATCAAAGAACAACTAACAGATTTAAATATTCAAGATCTTGATGTTGTTTTAATCACACCAGTGATTGGAGTTCATACTGGGGTGAATGCTTTTTCGATGAACTTTTTAATTCAGTAA
- a CDS encoding APC family permease, translated as MIRLKTNKNKIGLFASLSMMIGSVIGVGIFVKNISVFRETGNNPTLIIAAWVISAIITLLLALSFIEVTTTGSSKFGVSGYCDISLGKKAGRFFKISQSHFYNGIIGVVLFMYAGELFLFMVDSNGSMGLLNDFNNQSPRASILMTIGIGFVFFLIFLAINSLSLTATKAFQSASVIIKFLPILIVTIVGIIAGANNYDQSFINQAATTTASRMANNQSFTTILIVLPSILFSFDSFLSFTSIQDKMLKPQKYSKIILSIGVITVSIAYILITLGMIFLGNGFAVSSINENLLTTVFKVDAERAKTISYAFRVIFNIFLLISILGVANAFMIVTISNHQGLINDDLIFGSKWLKRKFNHKFNTQSEQDKFYNFKSQTMGIISYLFIVVVFGAIIAAISIGMGNDRIADGITNFPTLFFFIVYALIPFAIFIKRIKIMINNKDKQLTAQEKRELRFLAKTQTLDGSQQAKLNQLKEKEANYIELFKLTKEHQITKFFMFMAPVASILVFIIFIYQGIWVFLINPIMVSIKNPSATTRAFGGFIEAENTIAGKGLPTYMLTVIYFGLLATFLFIPWINSVLKKRYPNV; from the coding sequence ATGATAAGGCTCAAAACAAATAAAAATAAGATTGGGTTATTCGCATCACTGTCCATGATGATTGGATCTGTGATTGGGGTTGGTATTTTTGTTAAAAATATCAGTGTGTTTCGTGAAACGGGAAATAATCCAACTTTAATCATCGCTGCGTGAGTAATTAGTGCGATTATTACGTTATTATTAGCACTTTCATTTATTGAAGTAACCACAACAGGAAGCTCTAAATTCGGGGTTTCTGGTTATTGTGATATTAGTTTGGGTAAAAAAGCTGGACGCTTTTTTAAGATCTCTCAATCCCACTTTTATAACGGGATTATTGGTGTTGTATTGTTTATGTATGCTGGTGAACTATTCTTATTCATGGTTGATTCAAACGGTTCGATGGGATTATTAAATGACTTTAATAATCAATCACCACGAGCATCAATCTTAATGACAATCGGAATTGGTTTTGTTTTCTTCTTAATTTTTCTTGCAATCAATTCATTATCATTAACTGCAACAAAAGCATTTCAATCTGCTAGTGTGATAATTAAATTCTTACCGATTTTAATCGTAACAATCGTGGGAATTATCGCTGGTGCTAACAATTATGATCAATCATTTATAAACCAAGCTGCAACTACTACTGCTTCTAGGATGGCTAATAATCAATCATTTACAACAATCCTAATCGTTTTACCATCAATCTTATTCTCTTTTGACTCGTTCTTAAGTTTCACTTCGATCCAAGATAAGATGTTAAAGCCCCAAAAATACAGTAAGATCATCTTATCAATTGGGGTGATTACGGTTTCTATTGCTTATATCTTAATTACTTTAGGAATGATCTTTTTAGGAAACGGGTTTGCTGTTTCGAGTATTAATGAAAACCTATTAACTACTGTGTTTAAAGTTGATGCTGAAAGAGCTAAAACGATCTCTTATGCATTTAGAGTTATCTTTAATATCTTCTTGTTGATCTCAATTCTTGGTGTGGCTAATGCGTTTATGATCGTGACGATCTCTAACCACCAAGGGTTGATTAATGATGATTTAATCTTTGGTTCAAAATGATTAAAACGAAAATTCAATCATAAGTTCAACACCCAATCTGAGCAAGATAAGTTCTACAACTTCAAAAGTCAAACTATGGGGATCATCTCTTACTTATTTATTGTTGTCGTCTTTGGTGCGATCATAGCTGCAATTAGTATTGGGATGGGTAATGACCGGATTGCTGATGGGATAACTAACTTCCCAACATTATTCTTCTTTATTGTTTATGCGCTAATTCCGTTTGCGATCTTTATTAAACGAATCAAGATTATGATTAATAATAAAGATAAGCAACTAACTGCTCAAGAAAAAAGAGAATTAAGATTCTTAGCTAAAACCCAAACCCTTGATGGTAGTCAACAAGCTAAATTAAACCAATTAAAAGAAAAAGAAGCTAACTACATCGAACTATTTAAATTAACTAAAGAACACCAGATCACCAAGTTCTTTATGTTTATGGCTCCTGTTGCTTCGATCTTAGTATTTATCATCTTTATTTATCAAGGGATATGAGTATTCTTAATCAACCCAATCATGGTTTCAATTAAAAATCCATCAGCTACAACTCGTGCATTCGGAGGGTTCATTGAAGCCGAAAATACAATTGCTGGTAAGGGATTACCTACTTACATGTTAACTGTAATCTACTTTGGGTTATTAGCGACCTTCTTATTTATTCCTTGAATTAATTCAGTATTAAAGAAACGTTATCCTAACGTTTAA
- a CDS encoding F0F1 ATP synthase subunit epsilon, whose product MVKLKVLSPNGTLFDEKIEMVIVKGAEGYAGFMRNTQPSIFAINNSVGYITYPDKTKKSVVIENATLYCNKDLIKIFALDFVIADNLSYDEIMKRKKDLESKIKDTTDTKELIRLQHALDIELLKLKEAK is encoded by the coding sequence ATGGTTAAACTTAAAGTCTTAAGTCCAAACGGGACTCTTTTTGATGAAAAGATCGAAATGGTCATAGTAAAAGGTGCTGAAGGTTATGCGGGTTTTATGAGAAATACCCAACCTTCGATCTTTGCCATCAACAACTCCGTAGGTTATATCACCTATCCTGATAAGACCAAAAAATCAGTGGTGATTGAAAATGCTACCCTGTATTGTAATAAAGATCTAATTAAGATTTTTGCTTTAGATTTTGTGATTGCTGATAACTTATCATATGATGAGATTATGAAAAGAAAAAAAGACCTGGAATCAAAGATTAAAGATACTACTGATACAAAAGAGTTAATTCGTTTACAACACGCTTTGGACATTGAATTATTAAAACTAAAAGAAGCTAAATAA
- a CDS encoding DUF5454 family protein yields MSDKIDHNLTKRSSSLDQLSKWEAFLEGYKNFYGFDFEWSKYIKDCKLYYGYFNIHNFIKTYGKECEEDFKRFKQSIALKKQEEINKEQAEQEISKELFNLYDQLFYADSLRSRLLIDLLNPRNSYEKKELKRSWKDAKAQGFSKLEWMKLLLNIPFKKGEEDPNDYQYDRDQVYKILDQIKQLKKNYLNKQIKEKADRFSTTKINDFQEDINEASLVVDFHNDFATKLNQTKKDRSDLQVDYENYQQVVNDYQDQKKVVIKQEEQLVKTKPFSEQSEINKRLQKKLDQKIHEMKLTSSILDSEFKKAELIRKQNELEYQKTKQARENLTKEIENINQSYTHKKDNIL; encoded by the coding sequence ATGAGTGACAAGATCGATCATAATTTAACCAAACGAAGTTCATCATTAGATCAACTTTCTAAGTGAGAAGCTTTTCTAGAAGGGTATAAGAACTTCTATGGTTTTGATTTTGAATGATCAAAATACATCAAAGATTGCAAACTTTATTATGGATATTTTAATATCCATAATTTCATTAAAACCTATGGAAAAGAATGTGAAGAAGATTTCAAAAGGTTTAAGCAATCAATTGCTTTAAAAAAGCAAGAAGAGATCAATAAAGAGCAAGCTGAACAAGAGATCTCAAAAGAATTATTTAATCTTTATGATCAGTTATTTTATGCTGATAGCTTAAGAAGTCGCTTATTAATTGATCTTCTTAACCCTAGGAATAGTTATGAAAAAAAAGAACTAAAACGTTCTTGAAAAGATGCTAAAGCTCAAGGGTTTAGCAAACTAGAATGGATGAAGTTACTCTTAAATATTCCCTTTAAAAAGGGTGAAGAAGATCCAAACGATTATCAATATGATCGTGATCAGGTCTACAAGATCCTTGATCAGATTAAACAGTTAAAAAAGAACTATCTTAACAAGCAGATTAAAGAAAAAGCTGATCGGTTTTCAACAACTAAGATCAATGACTTCCAAGAAGATATTAATGAAGCTTCATTAGTAGTTGATTTTCATAATGATTTTGCCACGAAATTAAATCAAACGAAAAAAGACCGGTCAGATCTACAAGTTGATTATGAAAACTACCAACAAGTAGTTAACGATTATCAAGACCAAAAAAAGGTGGTAATCAAACAAGAAGAACAACTTGTTAAAACCAAACCGTTTAGTGAACAATCTGAGATTAATAAAAGGTTACAAAAAAAATTAGATCAAAAGATTCACGAGATGAAATTAACTTCATCAATCTTAGATTCTGAGTTTAAAAAGGCTGAACTAATTCGAAAACAAAACGAATTAGAATACCAAAAAACTAAACAAGCAAGAGAAAATCTCACAAAAGAAATCGAAAATATTAATCAATCTTATACCCATAAAAAAGATAATATCTTATAA
- the gap gene encoding type I glyceraldehyde-3-phosphate dehydrogenase, with translation MSKIKIGINGFGRIGRLVCRELLNHEDVEVVAVNDLTDAKTLAYLLKYDTAHGKLSHNVSSTDSEIVVGKQKIKVYSEKDPTQIPWKKHKVDLVVESTGRFLTQEAASAHLKGGAKKVVLSAPAKEKNVKTVVYNVNHTEIKPDDTVISAASCTTNCLAPLVKVLEDKFGIKVGYMTTVHAYTADQRLQDAPHSDYRRGRAAAFNMVPTSTGAAKAIGLVVPKATGKLNGIAVRVPTITGSLVDLTVKLEKDTTVEKINAAMKAAASESFLYSEDEIVSSDILNETHGSIFDSKLTSVLETNGEKLYKLYAWYDNESSYVSQLVRVAKYFAKQQPKKASAKK, from the coding sequence ATGTCAAAAATTAAAATTGGTATTAACGGGTTCGGACGCATTGGTCGTCTGGTTTGTCGTGAACTACTAAATCACGAAGATGTAGAAGTTGTAGCCGTTAACGACTTAACTGATGCTAAGACACTTGCTTATTTACTAAAATATGATACAGCTCACGGTAAGTTGAGTCACAACGTGAGTTCAACTGATAGTGAGATCGTAGTTGGTAAACAAAAAATTAAAGTTTACAGTGAAAAAGATCCTACACAAATTCCATGAAAGAAACACAAAGTTGATTTAGTAGTTGAATCAACTGGTCGTTTTTTAACTCAAGAAGCTGCTAGTGCACACCTTAAAGGTGGTGCTAAGAAAGTAGTTTTATCAGCTCCAGCTAAAGAAAAGAACGTGAAAACTGTAGTTTACAACGTGAACCACACTGAAATTAAACCAGATGATACTGTAATTTCAGCTGCTAGTTGTACAACTAACTGTTTAGCTCCACTTGTTAAAGTGTTAGAAGACAAGTTCGGAATTAAAGTTGGTTATATGACTACTGTTCACGCTTATACTGCTGATCAAAGATTACAAGATGCACCTCACTCAGACTACAGAAGAGGACGTGCTGCTGCATTTAATATGGTACCAACTTCAACAGGTGCTGCAAAAGCTATTGGTTTAGTTGTACCTAAAGCAACTGGTAAGTTAAACGGGATCGCTGTAAGAGTTCCAACAATCACTGGTTCATTAGTTGATCTAACTGTTAAGTTAGAAAAAGATACAACTGTTGAAAAGATTAATGCTGCAATGAAAGCTGCTGCTTCTGAATCATTCTTATACTCAGAAGATGAGATCGTTTCTTCAGATATCTTAAATGAAACCCACGGTTCGATCTTTGATAGTAAATTAACATCAGTATTAGAAACTAATGGTGAAAAACTATACAAACTATACGCATGATATGATAACGAATCTTCATACGTTTCGCAATTAGTAAGAGTTGCTAAATACTTTGCTAAACAACAACCAAAAAAAGCTAGCGCTAAAAAATAA
- a CDS encoding tRNA (cytidine(34)-2'-O)-methyltransferase yields MSSKINVVLYRPQDPRNAGNIARSCVGFNATLHLIHPFGFFITDERFKRAGLDYWDHLNLKQYADFDDFIKQNQIDENLFLFTKKANNYLSNIDFKEYLDHDQRIYLVFGQETNGLPDQLLNKYQDNLVKIPMHNAIRSFNLANSVICALYELSRQNQFKNVK; encoded by the coding sequence ATGTCATCAAAAATTAATGTTGTTTTATACCGACCACAAGACCCAAGAAACGCTGGCAACATCGCAAGAAGTTGTGTTGGTTTTAATGCGACTTTACATCTGATCCATCCATTTGGTTTTTTTATTACAGATGAACGATTTAAGCGAGCTGGTTTAGATTATTGGGATCATCTTAATTTAAAACAATATGCTGATTTTGACGACTTTATTAAACAAAATCAGATTGATGAGAATTTATTTTTATTTACTAAAAAAGCTAATAATTATTTATCAAATATTGATTTTAAAGAATATTTGGATCATGATCAAAGAATTTATTTAGTTTTTGGTCAAGAAACTAATGGCTTGCCTGATCAATTATTAAACAAATATCAGGATAATTTAGTAAAAATTCCGATGCACAATGCGATCAGAAGTTTTAATCTAGCTAACAGCGTGATCTGTGCTTTATATGAATTAAGTCGGCAAAATCAATTTAAAAACGTTAAATAA
- a CDS encoding phosphatidylglycerol lysyltransferase domain-containing protein: MDRLDLTNASKLQERINQIDSSHFYSALTYYSWSFYGLNISYQFHEKGISFFGEINLEKNLLHEVLQDKYCPTQKVIFAPITKPNQPDDFLDLIKGQIEQLDNLQAIYIDDLTGIELEWVKSKYDVEIIHESSTNFLYETKKIMTLSGKSLQKKRNHLNFFIKQYEKDAKIKINREVDLNQLEKFYLTWINDCEDPSAYQSELALFRAIKPLIQDGSLKLTALYYLDQIIGFCVSYSLNNRCEIFIEHCDETYRGSYQYLLSNSLRIHHSNDALTDRQDDMGSASISYSKLSYKPEFIIKRYLVKVIC; this comes from the coding sequence ATGGATCGTTTAGACTTAACTAACGCTTCGAAATTACAAGAGCGAATCAACCAGATTGATTCTAGTCATTTTTATAGCGCTCTCACTTATTATTCTTGATCTTTTTATGGACTTAATATTAGTTATCAGTTTCATGAAAAAGGGATCAGTTTTTTTGGTGAGATTAATTTAGAAAAAAACCTCTTGCACGAAGTCTTGCAAGATAAATATTGTCCAACCCAAAAAGTGATCTTTGCACCGATCACTAAACCAAATCAACCAGATGATTTTTTAGATCTAATAAAAGGACAAATCGAACAATTAGATAATCTCCAAGCAATTTATATTGATGATCTAACCGGGATTGAGCTTGAATGAGTAAAGTCAAAATATGATGTTGAAATCATCCATGAAAGTTCAACAAACTTTTTGTATGAAACTAAAAAAATCATGACTTTATCCGGTAAAAGTTTACAAAAAAAGCGTAACCACCTTAATTTTTTTATTAAGCAATACGAAAAGGATGCAAAGATTAAGATCAACCGAGAAGTTGATCTTAATCAGTTAGAAAAATTCTATCTTACTTGAATTAATGATTGTGAGGACCCAAGCGCTTACCAATCTGAATTAGCCTTATTCCGTGCGATTAAACCATTAATTCAAGACGGTTCACTTAAACTGACAGCGTTATATTATCTAGATCAGATTATTGGGTTTTGTGTTTCATATTCACTTAATAATCGTTGTGAGATCTTTATTGAACATTGTGATGAAACATACCGTGGTTCTTATCAATATCTGTTAAGTAACAGTTTAAGAATTCATCATAGTAATGATGCGCTAACTGACCGTCAAGATGATATGGGTAGTGCATCAATTTCATATTCCAAACTGTCTTATAAGCCTGAATTTATTATTAAGCGTTATCTTGTTAAAGTGATATGTTAG
- the trmB gene encoding tRNA (guanosine(46)-N7)-methyltransferase TrmB yields MRIRNIRDAHLKINKAKNIIGVDNLKTKLDPKKFNALEIGSGKGGFIYQKAITNPGINYFGIEKNATVILKMINKSELLEQLTNLFIVHDDFALIDHEFPNACFDQIYLNFSDPWPKKRHAKKRLVDLAFLNKYQRILKADGIIEFKTDNDQLFNYAIEMINSLEQIKIIAYTNDLHSLDSSDALLKNNVITEYEQRFINLKKNINKIVFKFI; encoded by the coding sequence ATGCGAATCAGAAATATCAGAGATGCTCATTTAAAGATTAATAAAGCCAAGAATATTATTGGTGTTGATAACTTAAAAACTAAGTTAGATCCTAAAAAGTTTAACGCACTTGAGATTGGCTCTGGTAAGGGTGGGTTTATTTATCAAAAAGCGATAACCAACCCTGGGATCAACTACTTTGGGATCGAAAAAAATGCTACGGTGATCTTGAAGATGATCAATAAATCTGAACTGCTTGAACAATTAACAAATTTGTTCATTGTTCACGATGATTTTGCTTTAATTGATCATGAATTTCCTAACGCTTGCTTTGATCAGATCTACTTAAATTTTTCTGACCCATGACCTAAGAAACGTCATGCGAAAAAACGGTTAGTTGATCTAGCTTTCTTAAACAAATATCAAAGAATCTTAAAAGCAGATGGCATAATCGAATTCAAGACAGATAATGATCAACTTTTTAATTATGCAATCGAGATGATTAACAGTCTTGAACAGATAAAAATCATCGCTTACACCAATGACTTACACAGTCTTGATTCTAGCGATGCTTTATTAAAGAATAATGTAATTACTGAATACGAACAACGGTTTATTAACTTAAAGAAAAATATTAATAAGATCGTTTTTAAGTTTATCTAA
- the rpsU gene encoding 30S ribosomal protein S21 — MPKIEVKDGDLELALRKFKRVASETKRSFLKHEYHLRKGVKRREKEKAARKRLQKKHRMY; from the coding sequence GTGCCAAAAATCGAAGTAAAAGATGGAGATCTTGAATTAGCGTTACGTAAGTTTAAACGTGTTGCTAGTGAAACTAAGCGATCATTCTTAAAACACGAATACCACCTTAGAAAAGGCGTTAAAAGACGAGAAAAAGAAAAAGCAGCGCGTAAGCGTTTACAAAAAAAACACCGCATGTACTAG